The sequence CCAATCTTAAatgctatatatattttttgatcaAGATCTTAAATGCTATATTGGTCATAAGGGAGTGAAAGCAAGTGGGAGCTCAAATTTAGAAATGCATAATCGTTAATTAGAAAATGCATACTATGTGGATTAATTAGAAAATGCATACTATGACTATTGTAGGTCAACTAGTTGATaccttttgatatttttaatagagataTGAGATATCCAATGTTCAAATCCCCTCTTTACCAactattgaatttttaaaaatgaaataaaaagtgcAGTCCATGCAGTATCATTCATGAAGAATTTTACAAGTCtgataaataataatacaaatttattatttttgttttttaaatagtcTTTCTAAAAGTAGAGTAAACACCAATTAATGACCTTTAGGTCAACTAGCATCTcatattctttttattgttaAGAGAGACGTTTCAAGGTTAAAACCTGCCTCCTCCTACTtgaaatgtataaaaataagtaaataaataaataaaaagctagCATTTGGATTTGAAGGTGGAAGTCTTAGTCCAAGTAATCCGTCAATTTTGAGTAATGATTTGCTCTTACAATTAACTGGTATAATAACAAATTGACAAATCATGATACAACTAAGAATAATGTTATACCAGGAAAAATTTCTATTGgacactttttaaaaaatgaatgtaggaaaatagactaccatttttttttttcttttctgaataCAAAtcttctgtaatttttttttttttttttttgtattctatATTATATTCCACCATTCACAATTTATCATGTATTTTAAAATTCCCTTTATATAAGCTCtcccataaaattaaaaaaataaaaataaaaataaaaggaaaaaattctGACTGATGCACTACATTATAAGattatttagccaaaaaaaccATCTATAagattaaccaaaaataaataaacttgttaaaaaaaaccCTTAGAAATGAGGATTTGTAAAAACTCCACAATCTTTTATAGGTTATTTGAATTATGATATTATCTTTACTTTATAATGCACGTACACCTTATAGGCTAACAGTATGCAAACTTGGCAAACGGGATAGGGTCTCGTGTGTTTGGTTTTGACCTATTAAATATGGGTTAAAATGTGAATGGACCATACCATATCGTCGGGTTTGGGTCAGTCAGCCGAAATGTGGTTGGCTATACCTGGGTCAGTTCAATCTTTTAGGTCAGTTGGGCTGACTATTGGACTGGGCCTTAAACGTGTTTTTTAAGTTAGAATGGGTTGGAGCCTAAATGTGTGTGTTTGACTTGAATGGGTCGGgcctcaaaattttatatatttaattttgttttcttaataaaCCAACCAATTCATGAATATGGGACATTTTTTAACCATTAAGTTTTGGACTCTATTAATATTTGGGTCTCTATTAATTGAATTCATTGACAAATTTCTATCACCTAAAGCAAACTGCTCCATATTTACAAGAGTTCAAGCTAATTCAATAATCATCATCGTAGTCTACGAGGTCTTATTTTGATAGCTAGCAATGATCTAGATGCAGTAATTCTCTTTTATTAATTCCTAGATGATCAATTAAAGCTAAAAGACATAGGAGCACTCAAATATTTCCTAGGCTTGGAGGTTGCAAGGCCCTCTAAAGGTATTATTGTCTGAATCTGGCTATTTTGGGTTGCAAATCAGTAAAATTTTCGATGGAGGAGCTTTCGAAGTTTTCAACTCATGAGGGAGAGCCACTAAACCCCTAAGCACCAATTAGCTGACTTTTTCACTGAACCCCTCGGATTTTAACAATTTACTAATCTACACTCCAAGATGGGCATCAACAACATATATGCTCCACCTAGAGGGGCTACTAAGATTTTGTTGTTATACGACTGGTAATTTAGTGAATAGGCTCAGTAGACTACATGTATCTTAAGATCTCTTATTATTTGTCTCATACACGTGGATTGCCAAGTGTATAGTTATGATTGGTTCTTTGTAGTTAGTGGATTGCCAATAATAATTTTCCCAGTTTTTTAacaattcttgatttttttttttggtcacacTGTTATCAATAAACATGAATTAAAGAAGTAAACCGAGGTTCATAGCTTGCCGAGAATGTAAAAACTATTATAACTGTAAGGGACAAATGtctaaaagaataaaagaattatatattcCGTGGTTTATAACTTACATAGAGAACACAAACGTAATCAGAGAGTCacgaacaaataaaaaataaataaaagaattggCTTAATAGATGAAAGAATCGACACAAAATTCCCAGTCCTATTTTTGTCTAGGATGTGGTACATTCTGTAGGAAGGCCTTGGGGAAACCTCTTTGTGTCTGTGCAATAGTTGTATATCATGTAGTTCTTCTGCGCCCATTGCAATCTCTGTTGACTTGCTGAATCCAACTCTTGTGATAGCCAAGCATTATTGTTGGATGTAGAAGAGGGAGATTTTGAACCACAGGAGGATGCCCCAGAGGTCCAAACACAAGCATTTGCATTGAAGTTCCTATACGAAGCAGTGAAAGGAGCTTGTGTCCAATCTGTCTTGACAAGTCCACCCCTTGTTGCCCAGTCATCAGCGTTCCAGAGGCTAGAGTATATTCTCATTGGCTGGTTCTTTGGGAACGGAACACCATTTGACTCCAAGTTCTTGAACTCTCTAATGGGAGTGCCATCCACAGAGAAGCTGAGATGAAAAAGCAAAAAGTCAAAACAAAGTGTATACGGGAAAATTGGGAAAAAGGTACATAAATGAGAAATTGGTGCAATGCTTACATGATGCGCTGGGGATTCCAAAGTATGGAATAGGTGTGAAAATCCGCAGTTGGGTCAAACCATAGATAGAATTGTTGTTCTCTGTTTCCCTTGCCTTGGCTGAACACATTAGTATGAAGTATGTAAGGATCACCACTCAGATTCCCCAAGAATTCAaagtctatctcatcccatgtTGATCCTTTAGAGGACAACTGCAGACACAAACGTAAGCATTAGCTATTGAACATGTAGTCTTGTTTAGAAATTGAATAAAGCACTAATGGCAGGAAAACTTACATAATAGGCAGTGACAGTGCCAGCAGAGTTTCCAGGGACAAGCTTGAGCTGCatatcaatctttccaaaaagATATTCATTCTTGGACTGGAATCCTGAGCCTGAAGTTTTGTCGAGTGAGAGAGTAAGAAGCTCACCATTGTTGACTATATTAGCACGGCCATCTCCCCATGTAATGTCAAAGTCTTGGTTCAAGTTACCAGCAGAGGCAACCATCATTGACCCAAGAACAAGGGGCACAAGAAGAATTAAAGGAACACTTGAAGAAGTCATTGAAGCCATGAATTCTATGTTAATGGGTGATATGAATATTGGAGTATTTGACTATTTGTAATGCAATTGTAGCTTGCTGAGTGAATAGATTGGTGTTGTCAGAATTAGTTTGGGCTGGTATTTATACTTGGCAATGGAGATGTGAAAACAAAAGGCAAGGGAAGGGCCATAAGAAGGTTCAGTCATGCAATAAGCTGTACCCAGTTGTTGGCATGAAAAGCTGTTTGAATTGCACTGAAACGCTACCAAATAAACTTTCAATTATACATGTAGTCACGCGGTTTTGCAttgatttataataaaaaatatatataagtggAGTTATTGCAGTCACGCCGTTTTGCATTGTTTATTAGTCTAATGgatcgctctctctctctctctctcttggtggaAGGTAGgattaaaataaaggaatggaccTCACCTAGCTAATTAGATTTTCGGTTCACACAAAATTTACCCCACTTTTATTCATTGTCAGGTTATTAAATAACAAAAGTCATTTAAACGAGGAGATTAGCTGCCAATCTTAAATGCTATCAAGGTCATAAGCaataaacttcaaaaaaaaaaaaaaaaagagggtcaTAAGCAATAAACGCAAGTGAGAGCTcaaaaattgctttttttttttctcacgtGGGAGCTCAAATTTTAATGCTGCATAATCGCTAATTAGAATATGCATATTATGTAGTGCTATCATTCATGAAGAATTCTACATGTGGGgaccaaatttttatttatttatagttttaataaaataatctttttgaAAAGCAAAGGAATCACCAATGACCTGTAtgttagtttctttaaaactttctcccattttttcttttgtgtgtgttaatatacttagtattcttaaaatattaaaaaaaaaaaaaaaaaaaaaaaaaagccctatGTGTCAACTTGCAACTTATAGTGTTTTTAATGGAGATGTCTCTATTTTGGGTTTGAATCTCCCATTTCTTACAATATATAGAGGGTTAGGTCAATATATTTAGGGGTGGTAAAACTGGACATGATTTACGAACTCAATATGACACAACACAAAATTAGCAGATTATGGGTTGATGCTTAATGAGTTAGTGTCATATTCGGGTTGACATGACTGAGtcatttaataaatgggttgggttagtgtCCAATCTATGGAACTTATTTGATTTATCTGACCCGTTTAATTAAGTGACAaatttaccaatatacccttcaaatCTTAAGTATATAAACTAATTAGTTGTTGcggtttattattttttttgggacatattatgatttattatttgtgatattgagatatttTTTAGTTTCGAATGATTATTAGTAATGCAGGTACTTGttagttctgaattttataataaaaatatttatttttttggcttttcataattcaatttggttaatatgaattttttttctttccattttgataaaatctgataagCAAGTTAACACAATTGacttatttaataaatgaatCATGCTAGGGTTGAGGAATCTTTGTCcttttaataaacatgtcaggTTAATATTGACTCATATAGTCAGATACTCATGAGTTGACACGACATGAACTCGAGCGAACACGAATTGTCACCCCTAAATATATTATGAgatataaagtaaaaaattttaatggtcTTTTTCTTAACActaaataagtaaatatcaattaaatattatttataattttttattaaaaccgtttttttttaaatgtaaatttgctaattaattttttgtatttaaattttatttatctctttcacatgttagaaaatttttatcaatGATTGTTTGACATactcataataataatttttttttttttttttttttttagtgaaagaGTTTATAGTTTTAATTGAGTTGAATTTTTATTGGCTCAATATTTTGGGAGCCGTCTTGGAAGTGGGGGAAAATACAAAATCCAAATGGTAATGGAGTGAATATTGTGCTTTATTATAACGGGATGAACGTTGGGCCTATTTCAAGCATTGGCCCTAACGGAGGAAACAAGTCCAGCATTGACTAGTCCATTTTGATAAAGAACATAAAACCTTGGATCATTAGTCAGGCCTAATACCCTTCTAGGCCTCATGTTTTGAGGCGTGTCCGAGCTACTGAGGTAAATCCCATATATAGAAGATAAACTTCTCTAAGGTAGCTTTCTGAAATTTCTTGATGATTCCACAACAACCTCTACATTAATGAAAGTCACCTATCTCGCaccaccacatttaatgcaaaaGGACAAGCTTGAACCGTATGAAAAGTCTTAGAAATCTCCATTCATAATGAAAACTCAAGAAAGAATAGTCTAATAAGACTAGAAGTTATCTAGATGGATGCTTGAATAGTAAGGAAGACCTCAGAAGTCCCCGTTCATGATGAAAAACCAAGAAAGAATAGCCCGATAAGACCAGAAGTTATCCaaatagataaagaaaaaatatgaagaagaagGGGATAGctcatataaaaatgaaaaaagaaagaagagagggaGACAacatagaatatatatatatatatatatatatatatagagagagagagagagagagagagagagagagagagagagagaaatagtgtAAACATTCAAAAGCAATATCCTTGTAACaacatatcaaaataaataaagaatagtTCATTTTGGATGATTTATGTGTTTTTGCCCAAATTTCCCATTATGGATAAATATCAACCCATAACACAAATTAGTTGTGTCGCATGTCTTGCTTAGTGTCCTAAATCACAAAATTAAGGAACATGTTCCTAcacaaactatatttttctttaaaaaaaattatcattttacaattttaagacattttaataaaattttgggggTCTTATCaccttttaaaatattttggtataaGTGGTACCTTAGAGTTGGCCCATATATATAGAAAGTAAAGGAAACAACTAACATTTGGATTTAAAGGAGGAAATATTAGTCCAATTAATTTGTCAATTTTGTGTAATGGTTTTACCTTACAATTAATTACTATAATAACAAACTAGACAAATCATGAACACCATTCTTCCAAGCTTTTTGGTTctcaaataataaagaaaattcttaGTTGAACAGCCTCATTGAAAATACTGGACAACTAATCCAAAAGAAACAATGgcaattctattaaaaaataattataacaagAACCACTGTACTAATCACGTTATGATTCTGTCCTTGGtgaaaattatttcaagatGATCACTGATTTATTTGgataacataaaatatattgtaGTATAGTCATATAACAATTCACATGCTCTATCTACAGTTCATAGAAGCATTTAATCAAACACATAATTTGCATTACAAACCCACAAAcgaaaatagaaatagaaaataaagataaactcaaaataaatcattaaaaatactatgaaataaaatgcacaaacaaatcaaacgaaacccaaacaaaacccacacaaattaaaaactaaagttgcttttaattttgaaattcactATCATTTAATATTGTTAATTACCGAATAGGTGATGAAGGTGCTATAGCAAATATATTATCGCTCTAGAAGTCGATCGAATACACATCCAATGATATATGCATGcctaaagaaaataattaagaaaaaatttatttaaaaaaaatccaaatttcacTGTGCTTGACAGATCGCAAAGAGATAGAGATGTAGTCTTCAGCCTTATATATTTCCATTCCATCAATTGTTGTTAAGCATGCAAGTAGGTCAAAATTGCTTCTAGTTTATTATAAGATTGGGTGAGGAAGAGAGAGCGTGACGGAGTTGAGAGAGACAAACTTTgctgtgagaaagagagaaagaagaaaagcttGGACAAGGAAGAGAGAGTGTGACTGAGTTTCTAGAGACGATGAAGTATTGATAAGAGAGAACTAGAGTGAGGGCGAGGGATTTCTAAATTCTTGGGTTTGTGAGAGGATTTCAAATCCATGGATTTGGACTCCTGAAATCCAAGATGGATTTGGGCTAAATCCAAATCCATTTCTTTTAACTTACCCAAACAAAGGATTTGAATTTGGGGCCcctcaaatccaaattcaaattcaaattcaaatccagATCCATGCCGTGCAAACAGACCACAAGAGAACTTACATAGTAGGCAGTGACTATGCCAGCAGAATTTCCAGGGACAAGCTTGAGTTGCATATCAATCTTTCCAATTAAATATTCATTCTTGAATTGGAATCCAGAGCCAGAGGCTTTGTTAAGGGAGAGAGTAAGAAGTTCACCATTGTTGAGTATCTTAGCACGGCCATAACCCCATGTAATATCAAAATCTTCATTGGTACAAGTTACTAGCAGAGGCAGAGAATCCCAAGCATGAGAGTACTGATCAACAGCATCCCGGGAAATGTTGAAGGAAAGAAGCCTTGGAAATTTGATAGCGGATAATTGAAATTATGAATAAGAAGCTTATAAAATGGATGGGTGTTCTCGAGAACTTGGGTTGGAATTTACAGTGTAGGAGGAAATGCCATATATAGGAACTAGAAGGTCCATTATTCAAGTCAACTGTGGACAGTTGTTGGGTTTAAGAAATGCACAATATATATTAGCTGCCAAAATGAAAACCGCACTTCCCAGTCCTAGCATGGCACCAACAACTGTTAAAAAGATAATTAGGGAAAATACATTTGTCTATTATGTCGCTCaccataatcttttttttttttttgatgactCATGTGTGAGATGATAGGCAATAGTTTTTCttccaattttgttttctttcactCGAGAGTCTAGAGCAATCTGGTTATGAAAATGGATTAGGTATCATTTTCTGTATGCACGCTACATATACTTAAGtcttatactttaaaaaaagttattataaaataaaaatcaatatgtATTGTTGGTCCTTAAAATTTAGTTAATGGGTGATTTTAGTCTATAACATTTAAAGTGATAACTTTTAATTCTTTCAAGGCCAAACTAACAACAAACACCCCTTAGACCTTTCATTTCACAAGGACTTAAAGTGATCACTTTAAgtttgttaaaaactaaaattgatcatttaaaaattttttgaaactaaaaatagaATACAATTCTCTGTACCACATTTTgtgttttactttatgttttaccaatcacaactttttatatgtttattttttttttccattttaaattttggctattttataaaaaaaaagttaaacaaataTATGATGTGATTGATGGAACATAAAGTGGAATACAAATAATGGTAGATGATTTGTATTCTTAAAAAGCAATCATTTTAGACTTCAATACTAAAATTCAGATGATTTGTATTCctaaaaacaatcattttacACTTCAATACTAAAATTGCTTATGGGCTAAGCTTTTGGTTGTGCCTGAGTGTGTATGTTTTAATCAGAAAGGGTTTGCTGCTTTGAACAATGTCAATTAATATACAATACCATGATACGAAAATAATTAAGTGACAACTggcaaagattttttttttttttgggtagaaagaataaaagaattTGATTATATAAAtggcataaaaattaattaatcaaatggGAATGtcgaaaaaataaaagaattgatcTACGAGACTACAAACTATATATTATGTTCATTTCTTTAGGACATGGTGCATTCTGGTGGGAGGCCTTGTGGGAATCTCTTTGAGTCTGTGCAGTAATTGTATATCATGTAGTTCTTCTGAACCCATTTCAACCTGTCTTGACTAGTTGAGTCCAATTCTTGTGATAGCCACGCATTGCTAGTGGATGGAGACGAGGGGGAGCTTGAGCTGCAAGATGATATTCCAGAGGACCAAACACATGCATTGGCATTGAAGTTCCTATAGGAGGCAGTGAAAGGAGCTAGTGTCCAGTCTGTTTTAACTAGCCCGCCCCTTGTGGCCCAATCATCAGCATTCCACAGGCTAGAGTAGATCCTCATTGCCTGGTTCTTTGGGAATGGTACACCAATTGACTCAAGGTTCTTGAACTCTCTTAACGGAGTGCCATCCACAGAGAAACTGAAACAGAGAACAtacaatttcattattttttacaacctatcaaaattaaataaataaatgatggAAGACAATTTTGAAACAAGGAGTCTATGGATACAGTAGTTTTCACAGCTGTTAATATGAACTGTTGTGATTGGTGTGCTACAAAAGTAATATTCATGTCAAAGTGACATTgctccaatcacaaaaaaatcatgttctattgtgaaaaatattgtgtcctTAGTATTAACATTTTGGAAAGGTGGATTTGTAGGTACTTACATGATGCGCTGGGGGTTCCAAAGGATAGAATAGGTGTGGAAATCTGCAGTTGGGTCAAACCAGAGATAGAATTGCTGCTCTCTGTTGCCCTTGCCTTGGCTGAACACATTGGTGTGAATGATGTAAGGATCACCACTCAAATTGCCCAGGAACTCAaagtctatctcatcccatgtCGACCCTTTTGAGGATAACTGCACACATGAAaggatgatatatatattagcatacCTTTAAGCATggaatttataaataaaatcgTATTATAGAAGATTGAGACAAATAGTGATATGGCAAGAGAGCTCACATAATAGGCAGTGACTGTGCCAGCAGAGTTTCCAGGGACAAGCTTGAGTTGCATATCAATCTTTCCgaataaatattcattcttgGATTGGAATCCAGAGCCAGAGGCCTTGTCAAGGGAGAGAGTAAGAAGCTCGCCACTGTTTAGTATCTTAGCACGGCCATCTCCCCATGTGATATCAAAATCTTGGTTCAAGTTACTCGCAGAGGCAAGCGATATTAAAGTGCAAAGCATGAGAGTAATGATCATCAGCATCACTGGAAATGTTGAAGGAAAAGAATCCATGGAAATATGAAAGAGGGTAATTGAAACTATGAGTAAGAAGCTTATGAAATGAAGGGATCGATGAGTGTGGTTGAGAACTTGGATTGGTATTTATAGGGATACGTTTCGTTAGGCCAAAGTAGGAGAGGAAGTAGCATAGGAAGGTCCATTAGTCAAGTCAGCTATGGACAGTTGTTGGGCGAGTTACAAGATATTGGCTGTCAAATTGAACTCAAAATTCCGCCTTAATTTCCTAGTCCTAGCGAGCATCGGACGCGGTTTTGCGTTACGCGATAATTTCATACTAATGAGACGAGTTGGGTGTTGCATCACTAGCAGATATATGCTTGTTgcttgttgaaaaataaaagtcaaaagaagaagatatgtACATGCGTTTGCACCGACTGCTGCAGTTAACACCGGCTAAGACATTAAAAAACAGATGATCTTATCTCATTgccaaaaagtttttattttttattacttttttctttttggttgaggGTTGGGGcgtttcaaaatcaaaattttatttggtacaaaattcaatttttaatcCTCTCACTTTACTTCCGTtcaaatcaataatttaactttGTTAAATACAAAACAATGTCATTTAATGGCTCTTTGACCACTCAATTTGGACAGAGACTAACAAAAAGACTTAATTGAACAAAGTTAACAGttagataattgaattaaataaaagtaaagttaaaaaactatatttatgCAATTTCAAATTGTATAATTTGTAAgtcagttttttatttaatatgatGTATACTTCATATATATCAAAATCTAGTTTTGAGTATGGTTTTTTCTCATGATAAACACCAAGTTTATTTAAAGAAGAAGGATACATATTAAGCAGACTTTATCTCTAGCTAGGTCCCTAATTACATTAATAGAAGACGAAATTGAGATTGCAACTAGCCTAAAACTTGTCTCAAAAGCTTAAACAAATGAATTTAGACCCAATTATGTattcaaagaagaaataaaCTAATCACACCACTCATACATGAATTTTACAgcaatattaatataatataagcaACTTAACAGTTTCAAATAGAGATTAGTTGATTACAGAAAACATCACATCACTACTGGAATTAATTATATGCCATACATAGGTTGTCCTCTCTATTTAAATTGGTAAGAAAGATAGTGAATATTTTACTTGGGGTAGAGGGTCAAATACTTCATTTAACTGTCCCATTGGCACGtgctttaattaataaaaagatgtgGAAGTGGCTTTGGTGTCTACGGCTGGTTTCTAGGGTCACTGGTGGGATTGTGATAGCCATTTATTTGGGTGCAAGGATTAATATTAGCAGTCACCTTAACTTGCAACGATAAATATTAGCAGTCACCTTTACTTGAGTAACTTCGGTAGAGTTTGGATCCACGTTTCTGCGTCCACGtttgcctttattttattttattttatttttataagatcctatgaacagtgcaccagggcatatgaaaaaaaaaaaaagtaaacagtaatttttcacacatttaaaaattattttgctatagtattttcagtttttgattttcagtaaaataagttgtatccaaacggaccctttttattaatgattgccccccgaaaaaaaaaaaaaaaaaaagtttgggatATAATATATTTGGTTATTTATACATTATACTCCATACATGTGTGTTTGAAGTTTGCTAAATTCAAATAACCTATTTGCATAGTACTTATTGAAAGAAATGGTTTTTGgcaatttttatgttaaatgtgttacaaaagaaaaaaaaaactaatttatttaaaaaagctACAAGTTAGATtgttttcaaaaagttgattgTCGTTCAAATCCCAAATGCACATTGTAATGCAAAATGTTCAACTTCTAAACTCTTGTACTATATGAATATTTCATAACACATCCGCAATTATGACCAGATCCTCCGACCAACTTCAAGAACCTTTTGAAGCTTTTTTTCACAGCAACAGGTTTGTATAATAGCAACGTGGCTAATGGCTTCACTGTTGATTACTATTCACCAAGAATACCATCTTCAGGTCTACTTCTTCAATATCAGTATGATAGTGAAATGGACAAAAACACAAATagctctcactctctctctcctgtTTTAGTCGTCCCTCGAATCTGGGCTTAACTAGATCATTTGCAAGACCTTATAGGAATCTAGTTCAACAATTTTTGATAGATCGAACAACTGTTGAACATAATAGAAACTCCTCTTTCTTTGAGTTGGACCTGGGTCTTCTTCAATGTTGAGTGTTGACTGTGTTAGTCTCTTACTCTCTTATATAAATATTGAAACCTTGTATGCTATTGCCAAATgtaattaacatttttcatgGCTAGTGATTTgcttaaaatacaatttttactatttagtgaATATTCCTGTCTTTCCTTACAATTTCTCATTGATTATTTTAGcttatatatttaaagaaaaaaagtggttttaatttatttatagaaatacTACAAATTTCTCCGATTCTGTTTATTTAGAAagttccaatttttattttaagcatGGATCAAACAAGAGGGTAAATTTATTGAAAGGAATCAAAGAGTTGAATGTAATATTTGTTTGAACTGTAGTATTATGATACGTGGTCTTTGATATGGACCGAAATGAATTGGATATATTTTGGAAATT is a genomic window of Quercus lobata isolate SW786 chromosome 2, ValleyOak3.0 Primary Assembly, whole genome shotgun sequence containing:
- the LOC115977402 gene encoding probable xyloglucan endotransglucosylase/hydrolase protein 23, yielding MASMTSSSVPLILLVPLVLGSMMVASAGNLNQDFDITWGDGRANIVNNGELLTLSLDKTSGSGFQSKNEYLFGKIDMQLKLVPGNSAGTVTAYYLSSKGSTWDEIDFEFLGNLSGDPYILHTNVFSQGKGNREQQFYLWFDPTADFHTYSILWNPQRIIFSVDGTPIREFKNLESNGVPFPKNQPMRIYSSLWNADDWATRGGLVKTDWTQAPFTASYRNFNANACVWTSGASSCGSKSPSSTSNNNAWLSQELDSASQQRLQWAQKNYMIYNYCTDTKRFPQGLPTECTTS
- the LOC115977405 gene encoding xyloglucan endotransglucosylase/hydrolase protein 22-like, with protein sequence MDSFPSTFPVMLMIITLMLCTLISLASASNLNQDFDITWGDGRAKILNSGELLTLSLDKASGSGFQSKNEYLFGKIDMQLKLVPGNSAGTVTAYYLSSKGSTWDEIDFEFLGNLSGDPYIIHTNVFSQGKGNREQQFYLWFDPTADFHTYSILWNPQRIIFSVDGTPLREFKNLESIGVPFPKNQAMRIYSSLWNADDWATRGGLVKTDWTLAPFTASYRNFNANACVWSSGISSCSSSSPSSPSTSNAWLSQELDSTSQDRLKWVQKNYMIYNYCTDSKRFPQGLPPECTMS